GGCCAGCATCAGAGCAATGCTCCATGATGGAAGCCATATCCGTGAGATCGTAGACTGCCGGAGTGGTTTCTCCTTCAGAGCCCGGTTCGCATAACGCGCCACCCCCTACTGAGTAAACGGTGTAGTCGGCGGTTATGTTCCCATCAGCATCCAAAGCCTCAAAAATCATTCCGTTCGGATGGTCAGGAAGTTTGTCCTCTGGACGCCATACTATCTCGGTACGTTCTTCACCGAGAACTTGTAGGATGGCCCAGTCTGTAAGGTGGCCTTTGCCTGTGGCACCCATGCTTTCAAACAAATGTACTCTGTAACTTGCAGCCTGTGGATGAGCGGCTAAAAAGCGTTCTGCAGCAAACTTTGGTCCCATTGTGTGTGAAGAGGAAGGACCAAGGCCGATACGATATAATTCTTTGATGCTCTGCATAAGGACTACTCCTTAACCCATGGCCAGTTTAACAAGCCAGAGTGATACTTCTGGAATGTAAGTGGTAATAATCAGTGTAGGCAGCCATGCAAATAGAATCAGAATAATGGTCGGTTTAAGCATTGTGTTTACACGGGCACCGGATATTCGACCGGAAAGGTAAAGCAATGGTGCCGTTGGTGGTGTAACGTTCCCCATACCGAGGTTAACACCCATGATGGCAGCAAAGTGAACTGGGTCAACACCAAGTTGAGTTACGAGTGGCAACAGCAGTGGAGTACCGAGCAGAATACCGGAAACGTCGTCCATGAGCATACCCATGATGAGCATGAACACGTTGATCATCATAAGGATGACATATTTGTTTTCGGATACAGAAGTAAGGACAGACATTACCTGAGAAGGTAGATCTTCCATAATGTACAGGCGGGAAAGGATCATAACCGCAAAGGTCATAGCCATAATAACGCCTGTGGTTGTTGCTGATTCAATAAGAGTCTTCATGAGGTCGCGTGCTTTAAGCCCGCGGTATACAAACATAGCAACAGGGATAGCATACAGTACAGCAACCGCAGCAGCTTCTGTAGGAGTCATGATACCGCCGTAGATACCACCGAGGATGATGACAGGCATCATGAGTGCTGGAGAAGCCTTAACACTCTTTTTTACAAAGAGTTTACTTGTGGTTGCAAGGTCACCGTGATCTGCAACTTGAATATTTTTGTTGTTACGCAGCATGTACAAGTTAACAAGGCTGAGCAGAGTAGTAAGGATAAGACCCGGAACAAATGCTGCGAGGAAGCAGGCCAGAACGGACTGGTTACCCATCCACGCGTATAAAATCATAAGCATGGAAGGTGGAATAAGGATACCAAGTACGCCGGAGCTTGCGAGGAGCGCCGCAGCATGTCCGGTAGGGTAGCCTGCACGCTTGAGCTTAGGCATCATGATGGAGCCGATACAGGATACGGTTGCGGAAGAAGAACCGGATACTGCACCAAAGATAGCACAAGTGATAACGCATACTACGCCAAGCCCACCGCGAATACGACCGGCAATAACATCGACAACATCAATAAGCTTGTCCCCGATGCCCCCCTTGTCCATAACACCACCTGCCATAATAAAGAGCGGGATGGTTAGTAGAACAACAGAGTTCATTTTTGCAAAGCCGTATGGCAGCAGGAAGCTAGGATCGTAGCCACCCTGAAAAATTAAGTATGCAGCAGAGCTAAAGAACGCAAACGGAATTGGCACGCCGATGAACAGTGTAAATACCAAAATAGCGATTGCTATTGCGATAGGAATAGACATT
Above is a genomic segment from Halodesulfovibrio sp. MK-HDV containing:
- a CDS encoding TRAP transporter large permease, with amino-acid sequence MSIPIAIAIAILVFTLFIGVPIPFAFFSSAAYLIFQGGYDPSFLLPYGFAKMNSVVLLTIPLFIMAGGVMDKGGIGDKLIDVVDVIAGRIRGGLGVVCVITCAIFGAVSGSSSATVSCIGSIMMPKLKRAGYPTGHAAALLASSGVLGILIPPSMLMILYAWMGNQSVLACFLAAFVPGLILTTLLSLVNLYMLRNNKNIQVADHGDLATTSKLFVKKSVKASPALMMPVIILGGIYGGIMTPTEAAAVAVLYAIPVAMFVYRGLKARDLMKTLIESATTTGVIMAMTFAVMILSRLYIMEDLPSQVMSVLTSVSENKYVILMMINVFMLIMGMLMDDVSGILLGTPLLLPLVTQLGVDPVHFAAIMGVNLGMGNVTPPTAPLLYLSGRISGARVNTMLKPTIILILFAWLPTLIITTYIPEVSLWLVKLAMG